A stretch of Mus musculus strain C57BL/6J chromosome 19, GRCm38.p6 C57BL/6J DNA encodes these proteins:
- the Gm815 gene encoding uncharacterized protein LOC329047, whose amino-acid sequence MMALSESLGTMLLCCVEAHAMGFQNTSFSTFRTASHTFFPHCASREEGQSDTHWGPASPSFLHIDPGGRCQWNSSIGCISPRCHMQNGLWVVARLTSALFVEIQAAYRALPLETT is encoded by the exons ATGATGGCCCTGTCTGAG TCCTTAGGAACGATGCTTCTGTGCTGCGTAGAAGCCCATGCCATGGGATTCCAGAACACTTCCTTCTCTACGTTTAGAACTGCTTCCCATACTTTTTTCCCCCACT GTGCCTCAAGAGAGGAAGGACAAAGTGATACCCACTGGGGTCCAGCCAGCCCATCATTCCTGCATATTGACCCCGGAGGCCGGTGCCAGTGGAATAGCAGT ATTGGCTGCATCTCGCCTCGCTGCCACATGCAGAACGGGCTGTGGGTAGTGGCGCGTTTAACATCTGCCTTATTTGTAGAAATTCAGGCTGCTTACAGGGCTTTGCCACTAGAGACGACATAG